The Lentzea guizhouensis genome contains a region encoding:
- a CDS encoding CocE/NonD family hydrolase — MRRSLVLVLVLLTSLLGAPAAIAAPGHQITYKTIPGVGGTALRAFVIEPTGRGDGPFPLLVMPSSWSVPNIEYVGAAAKLAKESGYVVVSYTSRGFWDSGGEIDIAGPDTVGDVSKVIDWAVANARADGTKVGAAGISYGAGQSLLAAANDRRIKAAAALSTWTDLARSLYPNSTVNKQAVEVLLAAGHATGRPGPVLLEAEDAYRDGRFQEVVPISAGRSAASKIAQINGNGTAVLLGNAWNDGMFAPGQIADFYSRLTGPKRLMLSPGDHATAELFGAAGLPNEIWESVGRWFDRYVKGTANGVDTEQPVQLKPNNGGTWKKFAAWPDGNADTVALDARKIHAGWNTVADSGTILLSGALQGFLNIPTGVSLPFVDRDVAGVWYGPQYPRSTTLAGTPKLRLTVTPSAETTTLFAYLYEVGPLGLGALVTHKPVKVTGAGRTQTLDVPLEPTVWNVGAGNRLALVIDTVDPRYLTESTRGSTVTFGPSSLTVPKA, encoded by the coding sequence GTGCGGCGGTCACTTGTTCTGGTCCTGGTACTCCTCACATCCCTGCTCGGTGCTCCGGCCGCCATCGCGGCTCCTGGGCACCAGATCACGTACAAGACCATCCCCGGTGTCGGCGGCACCGCGCTGAGGGCCTTCGTCATCGAACCCACCGGCCGGGGCGACGGCCCGTTCCCGCTGCTCGTCATGCCGTCGAGCTGGTCGGTCCCGAACATCGAGTACGTCGGCGCGGCGGCCAAGCTCGCCAAGGAGTCCGGCTACGTCGTGGTGAGCTACACCAGCCGCGGCTTCTGGGACTCCGGCGGCGAGATCGACATCGCCGGGCCCGACACGGTCGGTGACGTCAGCAAGGTGATCGACTGGGCCGTCGCCAACGCCCGTGCCGACGGCACCAAGGTCGGCGCGGCCGGGATCTCCTACGGCGCCGGGCAGTCGTTGCTCGCCGCCGCGAACGACCGGCGGATCAAGGCGGCCGCCGCGCTCAGCACGTGGACCGACCTGGCCCGCTCGCTCTACCCGAACAGCACCGTCAACAAGCAGGCCGTCGAGGTCCTGCTGGCCGCGGGCCACGCCACCGGACGTCCTGGACCCGTTCTCCTGGAAGCGGAGGACGCCTACCGCGACGGCCGGTTCCAGGAGGTCGTGCCGATCTCCGCCGGCCGGTCCGCCGCCTCGAAGATCGCGCAGATCAACGGCAACGGCACCGCCGTGCTGCTCGGCAACGCCTGGAACGACGGCATGTTCGCGCCCGGCCAGATCGCGGACTTCTACTCGCGGCTGACCGGCCCGAAGCGGCTCATGCTCTCGCCGGGCGACCACGCCACCGCCGAGCTGTTCGGCGCGGCCGGGCTGCCCAACGAGATCTGGGAGTCGGTCGGCCGCTGGTTCGACCGGTACGTCAAGGGCACGGCCAACGGCGTCGACACCGAGCAGCCGGTGCAGCTCAAGCCCAACAACGGCGGCACCTGGAAGAAGTTCGCTGCGTGGCCGGACGGCAACGCCGACACGGTCGCGCTCGACGCCAGGAAGATCCACGCCGGGTGGAACACCGTCGCCGACAGCGGCACGATCCTGCTCTCCGGTGCGCTGCAGGGGTTCCTGAACATCCCGACCGGCGTCTCGCTGCCGTTCGTCGACCGCGACGTCGCCGGCGTCTGGTACGGGCCGCAGTACCCGAGGAGCACCACGCTCGCCGGCACGCCGAAGCTCAGGCTCACCGTGACGCCGAGCGCGGAGACGACCACGTTGTTCGCCTACCTGTACGAGGTCGGCCCGCTCGGCCTGGGCGCGCTGGTCACGCACAAGCCGGTGAAGGTCACCGGCGCCGGCCGCACGCAGACGCTGGACGTGCCGCTGGAGCCGACGGTGTGGAACGTCGGCGCGGGCAACCGGCTCGCACTGGTGATCGACACGGTCGACCCGCGTTACCTCACCGAGTCGACGCGTGGCTCGACCGTCACCTTCGGACCGTCGAGCCTCACCGTGCCGAAGGCGTAA
- a CDS encoding winged helix DNA-binding domain-containing protein, whose translation MDLTRQQVLLHRIHQHELDRRVSGATELAVFSLGVQDNTAGSALLSLAARLTEPTADDFTVTWSVRGAPHLHRAGELKAFARALWPWSDADARARASRPKVDDLLASLRHVATAMRSIVTKPMAKGDVSAALTPLAPKQTVEDCRGCGTAHVSDPVFRLAALPAGLRILPECKTVTFERIHGWPGVPRQTAGFDELVHRYLTLHGPAGPSEVASYFGTTVREVKKRWPDDLVEVTVEGQRAWLPEGLEIADAEPPRVRFLPPTDPYLQARDRDLLLPDKAAQKDVFRILGRRGAVLVDGEIAGSWQGRVVSGKRFEVTVNPYRPLPDLLPEAQFLAQVKGLAEASVQGG comes from the coding sequence GTGGACCTCACCCGGCAGCAGGTGCTCCTCCACCGGATCCACCAGCACGAGCTGGACCGGCGGGTCTCCGGCGCGACCGAGCTCGCGGTGTTCTCCCTGGGCGTCCAGGACAACACCGCGGGCTCGGCCCTGCTGAGCCTCGCCGCCCGCCTCACCGAGCCGACCGCGGACGACTTCACCGTCACCTGGTCCGTGCGCGGTGCGCCTCACCTGCACCGGGCCGGTGAGCTGAAAGCGTTCGCCCGCGCGCTGTGGCCGTGGAGCGACGCCGACGCCCGTGCCCGCGCCTCCCGGCCGAAGGTCGACGACCTGCTGGCGTCGTTGCGGCACGTCGCCACGGCCATGCGGTCGATCGTCACCAAGCCGATGGCCAAGGGCGACGTCAGCGCGGCGCTGACCCCGCTGGCACCGAAGCAGACCGTCGAGGACTGCCGGGGCTGCGGCACCGCGCACGTCAGCGACCCGGTCTTCCGGCTCGCCGCGCTGCCGGCGGGCCTGCGCATCCTGCCGGAGTGCAAGACCGTCACGTTCGAACGGATCCACGGCTGGCCGGGTGTGCCGCGCCAGACCGCCGGGTTCGACGAGCTGGTGCACCGGTACCTGACGCTGCACGGGCCGGCCGGACCGTCCGAAGTGGCCTCCTACTTCGGCACGACCGTGCGCGAGGTCAAGAAGAGGTGGCCGGACGACCTCGTGGAGGTCACCGTCGAGGGGCAGCGGGCGTGGCTGCCGGAGGGCCTGGAGATCGCCGACGCCGAACCGCCGCGGGTCAGGTTCCTGCCGCCCACCGACCCCTACCTGCAGGCGCGCGACCGCGACCTGCTGCTGCCGGACAAGGCCGCGCAGAAGGACGTCTTCCGCATTCTGGGCAGGCGCGGCGCCGTGCTGGTGGACGGCGAGATCGCGGGCTCCTGGCAGGGCAGGGTGGTGTCCGGCAAGCGGTTCGAGGTGACGGTCAACCCGTACCGGCCGCTGCCGGACCTCCTGCCGGAGGCCCAGTTCCTGGCTCAGGTCAAGGGACTAGCGGAGGCAAGCGTCCAGGGCGGCTGA
- a CDS encoding TIGR00730 family Rossman fold protein, with translation MYVAVYCGSLATVPQTYVDIAAEVGRQIAARGWNLVWGGGQTSMMGAVAREARAGGASTYGVIPKGLATREIADEDSTELHVVDTMRERKRMMDEKADAFLTLPGGIGTAEEFFEVWTAGVLGMHGKPVVLLDVDDHYKGLVAWLTELRDKGFVSHAALDSLVVTEDVSAALDACLR, from the coding sequence ATGTACGTAGCTGTTTACTGCGGCAGTCTGGCAACGGTCCCGCAGACCTATGTGGACATCGCCGCCGAGGTCGGCAGGCAGATCGCCGCGCGCGGGTGGAACCTCGTGTGGGGCGGCGGGCAGACCTCGATGATGGGCGCGGTCGCGCGGGAGGCGCGGGCCGGTGGCGCGAGCACGTACGGCGTGATCCCGAAGGGCCTGGCCACCAGGGAGATCGCCGACGAGGACTCGACCGAGCTGCACGTCGTCGACACCATGCGCGAGCGCAAGCGGATGATGGACGAGAAGGCCGACGCGTTCCTGACACTGCCCGGCGGCATCGGCACCGCGGAGGAGTTCTTCGAGGTGTGGACGGCGGGCGTGCTCGGCATGCACGGCAAGCCGGTCGTGCTGCTCGACGTCGACGACCACTACAAGGGGCTCGTCGCGTGGCTGACCGAGCTGCGGGACAAGGGTTTCGTCTCGCACGCCGCGCTCGACTCGCTGGTCGTGACCGAGGACGTGTCAGCCGCCCTGGACGCTTGCCTCCGCTAG
- a CDS encoding TIGR00730 family Rossman fold protein — translation MTEEKNNNGAVDEHPKEKQRGPVVLRRERRDELTTTDQRLLDSRGPSDWVHTDPWRVLRIQAEFVEGFGAMAEVPSAVTVFGSARTGRDHPEYQTGRDLGKALAEAGFATITGGGPGVMEAVNRGCSEAGGFSIGLGIELPFEQGLNPWVDLGVNFRYFFVRKTMFIKYSQAFICLPGGFGTLDELFEALTLVQTKKVTKFPVVLFGKSYWQGLYDWIKSSVLEGGKVGEKDLALLHLTDDIDDAVRVVEEAHQAWADAH, via the coding sequence ATGACGGAAGAAAAGAACAACAACGGCGCGGTGGACGAGCATCCCAAGGAGAAGCAGCGCGGTCCGGTCGTGCTGCGGCGGGAGCGCCGGGACGAGCTCACCACCACCGACCAGCGCCTGCTCGACTCGCGCGGCCCGTCGGACTGGGTGCACACGGACCCGTGGCGGGTGCTGCGGATCCAGGCCGAGTTCGTCGAGGGCTTCGGGGCGATGGCCGAGGTGCCGAGCGCGGTGACCGTGTTCGGGTCGGCGCGGACCGGGCGGGACCACCCGGAGTACCAGACCGGGCGTGACCTGGGGAAGGCGTTGGCGGAGGCCGGGTTCGCGACGATCACCGGCGGCGGTCCCGGTGTCATGGAGGCGGTCAACCGCGGGTGCTCGGAGGCCGGCGGGTTCTCGATCGGGCTCGGCATCGAGCTGCCGTTCGAGCAGGGGCTCAACCCGTGGGTCGACCTCGGCGTGAACTTCCGCTACTTCTTCGTGCGCAAGACGATGTTCATCAAGTACTCGCAGGCCTTCATCTGCCTGCCGGGCGGTTTCGGCACGCTCGACGAGCTGTTCGAGGCGCTGACCCTGGTGCAGACCAAGAAGGTCACCAAGTTCCCGGTCGTGCTGTTCGGCAAGAGCTACTGGCAGGGCCTGTACGACTGGATCAAGAGCTCGGTGCTCGAGGGCGGCAAGGTCGGCGAGAAGGACCTCGCGCTGCTGCACCTGACCGACGACATCGACGACGCGGTGCGCGTGGTCGAGGAAGCGCACCAGGCATGGGCGGACGCACACTGA